The following DNA comes from Meles meles chromosome 8, mMelMel3.1 paternal haplotype, whole genome shotgun sequence.
GTTAGGGTAAGGCCTCAGAGTGGTTGGAGGCCCAAATGGGGTAATGAATGCAGATGTGCCTTGTGAGTCCAGCCAtatgtggggagggggcagggaaggaaggagccctAGGTGGGGGCCCAGCAGGCATCTCTCtcctccatgcctcagtttctccctccaTAACAGGGAAGGGGGTAATGGACAAGATAATGAGTCCTCTGTTCTAGATTGCTCTGTGATGACCTGAGCTGCACAGAGAATGTAATCATCCCAAGGCCACGGGGTCTGCTGGGAGTGACCTTTCTGTCTTCCAAGGTCATGTTGCACTTTCACTGTTCACTACCCTGCTGggcctctctcgctgcctctgctTCCAGTTCCTTCCACACGTGTTTCTGACTGGGAGTCCCTCCAAGTAGGTAGGTGAATCTGGGCCTGATGAAGGGCCTCGAGGTGCCAGGCCAGGGCTGAACGGACAGCCACGATCTCACTGGACCTGCCCTGGAGGTGGCTAGTGCTAGACCAGGTGTCCGCCCCGCTGTGTGCCCAGAACGGTCCTGTTTATGTCTGTTGTCCCTGCAGAATTAGGAACAAGTCCCTCTTTTGTCTTAAAACAGTGTCCTGGTTTTCAACTAAATGCAAGTGCAGTAACCTGGCTCAAGTCCTGGGGCAGAAAAAAGGGGATTAatagaaaaactggtgaaatctaaGTAGAATCTACAGTCAAGAGTAACTTGccaatgttaatttctttgttttgacaAATGCAGGTGGTTATGTGCGATGTTACCACTAGGGGGAGCAGGACGGAAAGCAGACAGGGTATCTCTTCAAACTCCTTGCAACTTTTCTGCaaacctaaaattttatttaaagggaAGTGTTTGGGGCCAGATAATAAGTTGTATAATCCCCCTGATTCGAAGGCCCATCTTAGAAATGAGGACGTGAaggttcagagaggctaagtgTCTTGCCTGCGGTCACACAGCAAAGAGTCCAACTCCTGAGCCAGGCTCCACTGCCTCCCAAAGCTTCACACACTGGCCTCCTTAAAGCCCCATTCAGGTGTAGAACTTGAACTCAGGGACATCAAAGGGACATGAACCCAGGTCTCAGTTGATAGCACGTCCTGCCCACAACACTGTGGGGCTTCCTGGCACCAAGCATACAGGTGGTCTCTGTCTTCCCATGAAGAAAGAGACCCTGCCCTAGGTGCCTTTCTGGGGTCATGGGCCCTTCGGGGAATCCACTGAGGAAGGGGTTTGCGCATCCACGCCTGGGCACCGAGTCTTGGGGGCTGGATGGTGCCGGAAGCctggcttcccccccccccccccccccccccccccccccccccccccccgcttggcAGGTGCCCCGCCCACCTCCTCCACCAACAGGCTCTGGAGCTCCCGCCGGCAGTCCTGCATGCGTTGGCGGTCAGCGCTGTCCACCACCCAGATGAGGCCATCCGTGCTCTCGAAGTAGTTCCTCCAGTAGGACCGCAGGGACTTCTGGCCACCCACGTCCCAGATGTTCAACTTGAacctgggcaggaagtgggggggggggggtgttggtgaGAGGCTCAGCCAGGCCCCTCAACTGTGCTCCCTGTCCTACTCCAGGGCCAGCCCTCCGCAGGGTCCCCGCTCACCCTCGGTGCTCCAAGGTCTTGATGTTGAAGCCCAGCGTCGGGGAGATGGTGTCAATGTCTTCTCCATTGAACTTCTTGAGGATGGTTGTTTTGCCGGCATTGTCCAGGCCGCTGCGGCGCGGCAGGTTAAGGAGAAGTCCCCGGGCCCCTCTTTTAGGGGACAAGTTGTTTCCCACCACGTAGCAAATTAGTTGAGCCCGTGCTTGACACACACATTTACTGGCCCAAGATAAATCGGAAAGGATGGAGCGATAAAgactttctcccctctgcctAACCAAAGGCTGCTTAGGCTACTCCACGGTATTTAAtgaatgct
Coding sequences within:
- the ARL2 gene encoding ADP-ribosylation factor-like protein 2 isoform X2, with amino-acid sequence MGLLTILKKMKQKERELRLLMLGLDNAGKTTILKKFNGEDIDTISPTLGFNIKTLEHRGFKLNIWDVGGQKSLRSYWRNYFESTDGLIWVVDSADRQRMQDCRRELQSLLVEEVGGAPAKRGKPGFRHHPAPKTRCPGVDAQTPSSVDSPKGP